The following are encoded in a window of Nakamurella sp. A5-74 genomic DNA:
- a CDS encoding glycosyltransferase 87 family protein: protein MIDPHAATARLWYRSPGRLVVAFIAACAMSVLVALTASTWLHQFDLRIYFDAIAWWHRGNDVYSYSQPDALMGSLGFTYPPFAAVVLWPIGWMTFPALQIVMLALIVVCGAACVALVIARTALIRGRSLAAAVLVATPLAFTLEPWRQNLSLGQINLVLAALITVDLLRVSVHRPRWTGMGIGLAMALKITPGVFLLPLLATRRWRALAVAVGTAAVATSLAALVLPSASWRFFTDYLWDTARVGDVSNIQNQSVRGWISRVIPDQLVQAILWAVVSVVVVLLALGAVVRTEARSAPVATLAVTGLAGILVAPVSWMHHAVWVMPALACLVQRFLEIRRTTGQPADRRLVLALVISGVIVWCLHPGTYLSPDTDYASAGLGIRLLSGLPVLWCLVFLVVARLRPELLAARPAATSGAGTR, encoded by the coding sequence GTGATCGATCCGCACGCCGCGACTGCCAGGCTCTGGTATCGCTCTCCTGGCCGGCTGGTCGTCGCGTTCATCGCCGCCTGCGCGATGTCCGTGCTGGTCGCTCTGACCGCCTCGACCTGGCTGCACCAGTTCGATCTGCGGATCTACTTCGATGCGATCGCCTGGTGGCACCGGGGCAACGACGTCTATTCCTACAGCCAGCCCGACGCACTGATGGGCAGTCTGGGATTCACCTATCCGCCGTTCGCGGCCGTCGTGCTGTGGCCGATCGGGTGGATGACGTTCCCGGCGCTGCAGATCGTCATGCTCGCGCTCATCGTGGTGTGCGGAGCTGCGTGCGTTGCCCTGGTGATCGCCCGCACCGCTTTGATCAGGGGCAGGTCACTGGCCGCTGCTGTCCTGGTCGCCACCCCGCTCGCCTTCACTCTCGAACCGTGGCGGCAGAACCTGTCGCTGGGCCAGATCAACCTGGTGCTGGCGGCGCTGATCACCGTCGACCTGCTGAGGGTGTCGGTGCACCGGCCGCGGTGGACCGGGATGGGGATCGGGTTGGCCATGGCGCTCAAGATCACCCCCGGCGTCTTCCTGCTGCCGCTGCTGGCGACCCGACGCTGGCGAGCCCTGGCAGTCGCTGTCGGTACTGCGGCGGTCGCCACTTCTCTGGCCGCGCTGGTGCTGCCGTCCGCCAGTTGGCGGTTCTTCACCGACTACCTGTGGGACACCGCCCGCGTCGGCGACGTCAGCAACATCCAGAACCAGTCGGTGCGCGGCTGGATCAGCCGGGTGATTCCCGACCAGCTGGTCCAGGCGATCCTGTGGGCCGTGGTGTCGGTGGTGGTGGTGCTGCTCGCTCTCGGCGCCGTCGTCAGGACGGAGGCCCGATCGGCGCCGGTTGCCACGCTGGCCGTCACCGGACTCGCCGGGATCCTCGTCGCCCCCGTCAGCTGGATGCACCACGCGGTCTGGGTGATGCCCGCGCTGGCCTGCCTGGTGCAGCGCTTCCTGGAGATCCGGCGGACGACGGGCCAGCCTGCCGACCGCCGGCTGGTGCTCGCCCTGGTGATCAGCGGGGTCATCGTCTGGTGTCTGCACCCGGGGACGTACCTCAGCCCCGACACCGACTATGCAAGCGCCGGTCTCGGGATCCGGCTGCTGTCCGGACTGCCGGTCCTGTGGTGCCTGGTGTTCCTCGTGGTGGCGCGGCTCCGCCCGGAGCTGCT
- a CDS encoding GNAT family N-acetyltransferase: MDSTKSASPAQIAHPVPTPPQPTSLPPLPLHTERLSMRGLLIDDLDDVHAYQSLPDVARYLYRDPQTLERTREVLAKVSALRFSGEGDALVLGIQQRGSTRVIGEVILKWTSGPARQAEVGYVFHPSVAGRGYATEAARAVIDIAFGHYGFHRVYARLDEENNASAAVCRRLGMRQEARLVENDVREGVWGTELIFGVLESEWSSR, translated from the coding sequence ATGGACTCCACCAAGTCGGCGTCACCGGCGCAGATCGCTCATCCTGTCCCCACCCCACCCCAACCGACCTCGCTGCCACCACTGCCGCTGCACACCGAGCGATTGTCGATGCGGGGCTTGCTGATCGACGATCTCGACGACGTGCACGCGTACCAGAGCCTGCCGGACGTCGCCCGGTATCTGTACCGGGATCCGCAGACCCTGGAACGGACCCGCGAGGTGCTCGCGAAGGTGTCTGCGCTGCGGTTCTCCGGGGAGGGCGACGCCCTGGTGCTGGGCATCCAGCAGCGCGGCTCCACCCGGGTGATCGGTGAGGTGATCCTGAAGTGGACCTCCGGACCGGCGCGGCAGGCCGAGGTCGGCTATGTCTTCCACCCCTCGGTCGCCGGCCGCGGGTACGCCACGGAGGCCGCCAGGGCCGTCATCGACATCGCCTTCGGCCACTACGGTTTCCACCGCGTGTACGCCCGGCTCGACGAGGAGAACAACGCTTCGGCGGCGGTCTGCCGCCGGTTGGGGATGCGCCAGGAGGCCAGGCTGGTGGAGAACGACGTGCGCGAGGGGGTCTGGGGGACGGAGCTGATCTTCGGAGTCCTGGAGAGCGAGTGGTCGTCGAGGTAG
- a CDS encoding DUF559 domain-containing protein: protein MRPADFLTANGPIIARRDHPEHTAAIGWALRTGQLVRTLPGVLLVPEIADDLRWRMAAVAAWDSDAVIVGEAAAEVSFWPELRVTEIEVAARSATRSPGYRFSRRSLPTDLIDDSRRVRLAVPALAALDTVGTQGTDAIDRALRSRRVSLDDLWAALRATPHRAGNREKCRALVRSRHKPWSHAERLAHQLLDAAGIRSGWKANHKVWVQGQLYRIDIAFRGQLLAVEIDGRLHEDDPDIFETDRTRQNALIRAGWRVLRFTMAMLTNSPTYFIAEIRAALAAR, encoded by the coding sequence ATGCGACCTGCCGACTTCCTCACCGCGAACGGACCGATCATCGCCCGGCGCGACCACCCCGAGCACACCGCAGCGATCGGCTGGGCACTCCGCACCGGCCAGTTGGTGCGCACCCTGCCCGGCGTTCTACTGGTCCCGGAGATCGCCGACGACCTGCGCTGGCGGATGGCTGCGGTCGCAGCCTGGGACTCGGACGCGGTGATCGTCGGCGAGGCTGCTGCCGAGGTCAGCTTCTGGCCGGAGCTGCGGGTCACCGAGATCGAGGTGGCTGCGCGAAGTGCGACCCGATCACCCGGATACCGCTTCAGCCGGCGGTCACTGCCGACCGACCTGATCGACGACTCACGGCGGGTTCGGCTCGCGGTTCCCGCTCTGGCGGCGCTGGATACGGTCGGGACCCAGGGCACCGACGCGATCGATCGAGCGCTTCGTTCCCGGCGCGTATCGCTGGACGACCTGTGGGCCGCGCTGCGCGCCACCCCGCACCGTGCCGGAAACCGAGAGAAGTGCCGGGCCCTTGTCCGGTCGCGTCACAAGCCGTGGTCCCATGCCGAACGACTTGCCCATCAGCTGCTCGATGCGGCAGGCATCCGCTCCGGCTGGAAGGCCAACCACAAGGTCTGGGTGCAGGGTCAGCTCTACCGCATCGACATCGCCTTCCGCGGCCAACTGCTCGCCGTCGAGATCGACGGCCGACTGCACGAAGACGATCCGGACATCTTCGAGACCGATCGCACCCGGCAGAATGCGCTGATCAGAGCCGGGTGGCGGGTACTGCGCTTCACAATGGCGATGCTCACCAACAGCCCCACGTACTTCATCGCCGAGATCCGCGCCGCCCTGGCTGCTCGCTGA
- a CDS encoding histone deacetylase — protein sequence MEPSALVWYVSYGSNLSRARFLAYLQGGRIAGSAREYAGAFDRTEPLDDAAVELPGRIYFAGESKTWGGGMAFYDHDEHGPTPARAYLITAAQFADVAAQEMHRLPDPADPLQRIVIDEFEGGRHTAGPGRYETLIEVGVRDGVRMLTFTSPHGAGAVSHTAPSATYRALIAAGLAESHHWDPARIDSYFFRITSPVTGPSHDQRGID from the coding sequence GTGGAACCGAGCGCGCTGGTCTGGTACGTGAGCTACGGCTCCAACCTGTCTCGCGCCCGCTTCCTGGCCTATCTGCAGGGCGGCCGGATCGCCGGCTCGGCCCGGGAGTATGCGGGGGCGTTCGATCGCACGGAACCGCTCGACGACGCGGCGGTCGAACTGCCCGGCCGCATCTACTTTGCGGGCGAGTCGAAGACCTGGGGCGGCGGGATGGCCTTCTACGACCACGACGAGCACGGACCGACGCCCGCGCGGGCGTACCTGATCACCGCTGCCCAGTTCGCGGACGTCGCCGCGCAGGAGATGCACCGCCTGCCGGATCCGGCGGATCCGTTGCAGCGCATCGTCATCGACGAGTTCGAAGGCGGGCGGCACACAGCAGGCCCCGGCCGGTACGAGACGTTGATCGAGGTGGGCGTCCGCGATGGGGTCCGGATGCTGACGTTCACCTCCCCGCACGGCGCGGGCGCGGTGTCGCACACCGCACCGTCGGCCACCTATCGGGCGCTCATCGCCGCCGGCCTCGCCGAATCGCACCACTGGGATCCGGCCCGGATCGACAGCTACTTCTTCCGGATCACGTCGCCCGTCACCGGTCCGTCCCACGACCAGCGCGGGATCGACTGA
- a CDS encoding helix-turn-helix domain-containing protein, with protein sequence MARWQADARGRLVLAAVDLFTEHGYDSTTVAQIAQRAGVTKSTFFRHFSDKRELLVAGQQTLSRLLADGITEAPATATPLEAVARGLERASSELGPANHDLGPRLAAAVAASTELQERDALKSVGMAVAMREALVGRGIADATAQLAAELGVLAFKRGYERWAQSSAEEAGDLAPHALAALQELRAATAALG encoded by the coding sequence ATGGCGCGATGGCAGGCGGATGCGAGAGGGCGGCTGGTGCTCGCGGCGGTCGACCTGTTCACCGAGCATGGATACGACTCGACGACCGTCGCGCAGATCGCCCAGCGCGCAGGCGTCACCAAGAGCACGTTCTTCCGGCACTTCAGCGACAAGCGAGAACTGCTGGTCGCGGGTCAGCAGACGCTCAGCCGGTTGCTCGCTGACGGGATCACCGAGGCTCCGGCCACTGCCACTCCGCTCGAGGCCGTCGCCCGAGGTCTGGAGCGGGCATCGAGCGAGCTGGGTCCGGCCAATCACGACCTCGGTCCGCGTCTGGCTGCGGCCGTGGCGGCCAGCACCGAGCTGCAGGAGCGTGACGCGCTCAAGAGCGTCGGCATGGCCGTCGCGATGCGCGAGGCGCTCGTCGGCAGGGGCATCGCCGATGCCACCGCTCAGCTCGCCGCCGAGCTGGGGGTGCTGGCGTTCAAGCGAGGTTATGAACGGTGGGCGCAGAGTTCGGCCGAGGAGGCCGGCGACCTCGCACCGCATGCCCTGGCCGCGTTGCAGGAGCTGCGGGCAGCGACCGCGGCTCTCGGGTGA
- a CDS encoding SDR family oxidoreductase, translating to MHVFVTGGTGTIGSAVVAELLDHDHTVLALARSDEGESTLLDAGALVLRGGLADLDVLRQGAQQSDGVISLAFGRDYGTPEAVVASIAEESAAMDALGEALIGTDRPIVTVSGTPWIPGRASTEADPLPLDGPVGGRGRSVNALLALADRGVRATAIRLPRTVHDNGDGGFAGMLTAQARRTGVSGCPGDGTQRWPAVHARDAAALFRIALESAPAGTCWHAVADEGDAVKDIAEVIGRRLGLPVRSMPEESFGPFGAIFAMDQPASSAHTREALGWTPIHPSLLDDLENVER from the coding sequence ATGCATGTCTTCGTCACCGGCGGCACCGGCACCATCGGCTCGGCAGTCGTCGCCGAACTGCTCGACCACGACCACACCGTGCTGGCCCTGGCCCGTTCCGACGAGGGAGAAAGCACGCTGCTCGACGCAGGGGCACTGGTGCTCCGCGGCGGCCTGGCCGATCTCGACGTCCTCCGGCAGGGAGCCCAGCAGAGCGACGGGGTGATCAGCTTGGCCTTCGGGCGCGACTACGGCACTCCCGAAGCGGTGGTGGCGTCCATCGCCGAGGAGAGCGCGGCGATGGACGCCCTGGGTGAGGCATTGATCGGTACCGACCGGCCGATCGTCACCGTCTCGGGAACCCCGTGGATTCCGGGTCGCGCTTCGACCGAAGCCGACCCGCTCCCGTTGGACGGACCGGTCGGCGGGCGTGGTCGATCGGTGAACGCGCTGCTCGCGCTGGCCGATCGAGGCGTGCGAGCGACCGCGATCAGGCTGCCGCGCACCGTGCACGACAACGGTGACGGCGGGTTCGCCGGAATGCTCACCGCGCAGGCTCGACGCACCGGAGTCTCCGGCTGTCCGGGTGACGGCACCCAGCGCTGGCCGGCGGTCCATGCTCGGGACGCGGCGGCACTGTTCCGGATCGCGCTGGAATCCGCGCCGGCCGGCACCTGCTGGCATGCGGTGGCCGACGAAGGCGATGCCGTCAAGGACATCGCAGAGGTCATCGGTCGACGGCTCGGGCTGCCGGTGCGGTCGATGCCTGAGGAGAGCTTCGGGCCGTTCGGCGCGATCTTCGCGATGGACCAACCGGCCTCCAGTGCGCACACCCGTGAGGCCCTGGGCTGGACGCCGATCCACCCGTCGCTGTTGGACGATCTGGAGAACGTCGAGCGCTGA
- a CDS encoding TA system VapC family ribonuclease toxin produces MIHLLDANVLIAMSIAEHEHHARVSSWLSTIDRVAVCPIVEGSLVRFLVRVGETAAAAQQVLRALRAEPRCEFWADDLSFTDADIGHVRGHRQVTDGYLAALTATHDDALLATLDEGLTRVRPTLTLLVPPL; encoded by the coding sequence ATGATCCACCTGCTCGACGCAAATGTCCTGATTGCGATGAGCATCGCCGAACACGAACATCACGCGCGGGTGTCGTCCTGGCTGTCGACGATCGATCGAGTGGCTGTCTGCCCGATCGTCGAGGGCTCGTTGGTCCGGTTCCTGGTGCGCGTGGGAGAGACGGCAGCTGCCGCGCAACAGGTACTGCGCGCGCTGCGCGCCGAGCCGAGGTGCGAATTCTGGGCCGATGATCTGTCGTTCACAGACGCTGACATCGGTCACGTCCGTGGCCATCGCCAAGTGACCGACGGCTATCTCGCGGCACTGACTGCGACCCACGACGACGCGCTGCTGGCGACGCTCGACGAGGGCCTCACCCGCGTGCGACCGACGCTCACCCTGCTGGTGCCGCCGCTTTGA
- the ychF gene encoding redox-regulated ATPase YchF: MSLTLGIVGLPNVGKSTLFNALTKSDVLAANYPFATIEPNVGVVPLPDPRLADLAKIHSSVKIVPAVVSFVDIAGIVKGASEGQGLGNKFLANIREADAICQVVRVFDDGDVIHVDGRVDPLADIETINTELILADLQTLEKAIPRLEKEARNAKDRKAVLEAAQEANAVLDSGKTLFSQRATLDLPLLRELSLMTAKPFLYVFNADEGVLTDEARRAELTAAVAPADAVFLDAKVEAELLELDDESALELLESVGQSEPGLYALARTGFHTLGLQTYLTAGPKESRAWTIKQGATAPQAAGVIHTDFERGFIKAEVVSYADLMAAGSMAAAKAAGKVRIEGKDYLMHDGDVVEFRFNV; the protein is encoded by the coding sequence GTGAGCCTCACCCTCGGAATCGTCGGCCTGCCCAACGTCGGCAAGTCGACCCTGTTCAACGCCCTGACCAAATCGGACGTGCTCGCGGCGAACTACCCGTTCGCCACGATCGAGCCCAACGTCGGCGTCGTCCCGCTGCCCGATCCACGGCTGGCGGATCTCGCGAAGATCCACTCCTCGGTCAAGATCGTCCCGGCGGTGGTGTCGTTCGTCGACATCGCCGGCATCGTCAAGGGCGCCAGCGAAGGGCAGGGCTTGGGCAACAAGTTCCTGGCCAACATCCGCGAGGCGGACGCGATCTGCCAGGTGGTGCGGGTCTTCGACGACGGCGACGTGATCCATGTCGACGGACGGGTGGATCCGCTGGCCGACATCGAGACCATCAACACCGAGCTGATCCTCGCCGACTTGCAGACGCTGGAGAAGGCGATCCCGCGGCTGGAGAAGGAGGCCCGCAACGCGAAGGACCGCAAGGCGGTGCTGGAAGCGGCGCAGGAAGCCAATGCCGTGCTGGACAGCGGGAAGACGTTGTTCTCCCAGCGCGCGACGCTGGACCTGCCGCTGCTGCGCGAACTGTCGTTGATGACGGCCAAGCCGTTCCTCTACGTGTTCAACGCCGACGAGGGCGTGCTCACCGACGAGGCCCGTCGCGCCGAGCTGACCGCCGCGGTCGCGCCTGCCGACGCGGTGTTCCTGGACGCCAAGGTCGAGGCCGAACTGCTCGAGCTGGACGACGAGTCGGCGCTGGAGCTGCTGGAGTCCGTCGGCCAGAGCGAGCCCGGCCTGTATGCATTGGCGCGCACCGGTTTCCACACCCTCGGGCTGCAGACCTACCTGACGGCCGGCCCCAAGGAGTCCAGGGCCTGGACTATCAAGCAGGGTGCCACCGCCCCCCAGGCGGCCGGCGTCATCCACACCGATTTCGAGCGCGGCTTCATCAAGGCCGAGGTGGTCTCCTACGCCGACCTGATGGCCGCCGGTTCGATGGCCGCCGCCAAGGCCGCCGGCAAGGTGCGCATCGAGGGCAAGGACTACCTCATGCACGACGGCGACGTGGTCGAGTTCCGCTTCAACGTCTGA
- a CDS encoding methyltransferase domain-containing protein — protein MVHTGDSPEPTPTRWAQELIGDDWQAYSDRFAKLFAEGADVDGEARFADMLAAPGSRILDAGCGPGRVTAALQARGHDVIGVDADAGLVADGQARYPGVALFHRDLLELDADWLTQAGGPTEFDLIVCPGNVMVFLAAGSERQVLHRMAAVLRPGGRAVFGFATGREYTIDDLDRDAASVGWVFEHRFATWQLDPFTAGAGWAVTVYRAPSTAADAADAGAPST, from the coding sequence ATGGTGCACACAGGAGACTCTCCGGAGCCCACCCCGACCCGGTGGGCGCAGGAGCTCATCGGCGACGACTGGCAGGCGTACTCCGACCGGTTCGCGAAGCTCTTCGCCGAGGGCGCCGATGTCGACGGTGAAGCGCGGTTCGCCGACATGCTCGCTGCTCCGGGGTCGCGCATCCTCGACGCCGGCTGCGGTCCCGGCCGGGTGACGGCGGCACTGCAGGCACGTGGTCACGACGTGATCGGGGTGGATGCCGACGCCGGGTTGGTGGCCGACGGCCAGGCCAGGTATCCGGGGGTGGCGCTGTTCCACCGGGATCTGCTCGAGCTCGACGCCGACTGGCTCACGCAGGCGGGCGGTCCGACGGAGTTCGACCTGATCGTCTGTCCCGGCAACGTCATGGTCTTCCTGGCTGCCGGCAGCGAACGGCAGGTGCTGCACCGGATGGCTGCGGTGCTGCGTCCCGGTGGCCGGGCCGTCTTCGGCTTCGCCACCGGTCGCGAGTACACGATCGACGACCTGGACAGGGATGCCGCATCGGTCGGCTGGGTGTTCGAGCACCGGTTCGCCACGTGGCAGCTGGATCCGTTCACCGCGGGGGCCGGCTGGGCGGTCACCGTGTACCGCGCGCCTTCTACGGCCGCCGACGCGGCGGATGCGGGTGCGCCGAGCACCTAG
- a CDS encoding AlkA N-terminal domain-containing protein: MTTDLLPDPDTAYRAIETKDSRFDGQFFTAVRTTRIYCRPGCPARTPQRQNVHFYSTSAAAQAAGYRACKRCLPDAAPGSPEWNVRRDTVGAAMRLIGDGVVDREGVPGLARRLGYTPRHLGRLLAAELGASPFALARARRAHTARVLLTSTAMPISDVAFAAGFSSIRQFNDTVREVFDTDPSMLRRAGRPAAGTPGTIRLRLPVRTPFASTALLNFFADHALTGVEHVEGRTYSRSLRLPAGTGVVQLVFPPDAPEPGPRTHVDAVLRLEHLSDLAPAVDRCRRLLDADADPVGIDAALAADPALAAEIADLPGLRLPGAVDGPETLVRTLLGQQVSVAAARTTGARLAMRIGERPAVTDDHITLLFPSSAAIAALGAEAIGGPRRRAATIVDTAAAMASGELAVDAGRRTTDLLEALTARPGIGPWTAGYVAMRVLGDPDVLLEGDLVLRQGAALIGVPSTDRAFAAAGRHWSPFRSYAGMHLWRIALQERARAAAIRTAATRTATARPTRKRTP; encoded by the coding sequence GTGACCACCGATCTGCTCCCCGACCCCGATACCGCCTATCGGGCGATCGAGACCAAGGACTCCCGCTTCGACGGCCAGTTCTTCACCGCCGTCCGCACCACCCGGATCTACTGCCGGCCGGGCTGCCCGGCGCGCACGCCGCAGCGACAGAACGTGCACTTCTACTCCACCTCGGCAGCCGCGCAGGCCGCCGGCTACCGGGCCTGCAAGCGCTGCCTGCCCGACGCCGCTCCCGGTTCACCGGAGTGGAACGTCCGCCGCGACACCGTCGGCGCGGCGATGCGGCTGATCGGTGATGGGGTCGTCGACCGCGAAGGGGTCCCCGGCCTTGCTCGCAGACTCGGCTACACCCCGCGCCACCTCGGACGGCTGCTGGCCGCCGAACTCGGAGCCTCGCCGTTCGCCCTGGCCCGCGCACGGCGCGCGCACACCGCCCGCGTGCTGCTCACCTCGACGGCGATGCCGATCTCCGACGTCGCCTTCGCGGCCGGCTTCTCCTCCATCCGACAGTTCAACGACACTGTGCGGGAGGTGTTCGACACCGATCCGAGCATGCTGCGCCGGGCCGGTCGACCGGCGGCCGGAACTCCGGGGACGATCCGGCTGCGGCTGCCGGTCCGGACGCCGTTCGCGTCCACCGCCCTGCTGAATTTCTTCGCCGACCATGCGCTCACCGGGGTCGAGCACGTCGAGGGCCGCACGTACTCCCGCTCGTTGCGACTGCCCGCCGGAACCGGCGTCGTCCAACTCGTGTTCCCGCCCGACGCGCCGGAACCAGGACCCAGGACCCACGTCGATGCGGTTCTGCGGCTCGAGCACCTCTCGGATCTGGCGCCCGCCGTCGACCGGTGCCGCCGGTTACTGGACGCGGACGCCGATCCGGTGGGCATCGATGCTGCCCTTGCGGCCGATCCGGCGCTCGCCGCAGAGATCGCGGACCTGCCGGGGCTCCGTCTGCCCGGTGCCGTGGACGGTCCGGAGACGCTGGTCAGAACCCTGTTGGGACAACAGGTATCGGTCGCCGCGGCTCGCACCACCGGCGCTCGCCTGGCGATGCGGATCGGCGAACGGCCGGCGGTGACGGACGATCACATCACGCTGTTGTTCCCGTCCAGCGCCGCCATCGCCGCACTCGGCGCCGAGGCGATCGGCGGTCCTCGTCGACGGGCGGCCACCATCGTCGACACCGCCGCAGCCATGGCGTCCGGCGAACTGGCCGTGGACGCCGGCCGACGCACGACCGACCTGCTGGAGGCGCTGACGGCGCGGCCGGGAATCGGCCCGTGGACAGCCGGCTACGTCGCGATGCGGGTGCTCGGCGATCCGGACGTCCTGCTCGAGGGTGATCTCGTGCTCCGTCAAGGCGCGGCGCTCATCGGGGTGCCCTCGACCGACCGCGCGTTCGCCGCCGCCGGGCGCCACTGGAGCCCGTTCCGTTCCTACGCCGGCATGCACCTGTGGCGGATCGCGCTGCAGGAGCGTGCCCGCGCTGCTGCCATCCGCACTGCTGCCACCAGAACCGCCACCGCCCGCCCGACCCGGAAGAGGACCCCATGA
- a CDS encoding methylated-DNA--[protein]-cysteine S-methyltransferase: MSTALTSTALTTTTATPVGPFTVIVAPAGDENPDGAMVLASGWTDDLSTLTPQIHPSLRPDTFTERAHITGITDAVIAFHEGDLTAIDDVAVHQVSAEFRSHAWDMLRTVQAGTVVTYTQYAALSGRPAAVRAAAGACAFNAAALFVPCHRVVRTDGTMGGFRWGLPVKHWLLEHEGAAVGVQQQQPALPI, from the coding sequence ATGAGCACCGCGCTCACCAGCACCGCACTCACCACCACCACCGCCACCCCGGTCGGCCCGTTCACCGTCATCGTCGCCCCGGCCGGCGATGAGAACCCGGACGGCGCAATGGTTCTGGCCTCCGGTTGGACCGACGACCTGTCGACGCTGACACCGCAGATCCACCCCTCGCTGCGCCCGGACACGTTCACCGAACGCGCGCACATCACCGGCATCACCGATGCCGTCATCGCCTTCCACGAGGGTGATCTCACTGCGATCGATGATGTTGCCGTGCACCAGGTCTCGGCCGAGTTCCGGTCCCACGCCTGGGACATGTTGCGGACCGTGCAGGCCGGCACTGTCGTCACCTACACCCAGTACGCAGCGCTGTCCGGTCGCCCGGCAGCGGTCCGCGCTGCCGCCGGAGCATGTGCATTCAATGCCGCTGCTCTCTTCGTGCCGTGCCACCGGGTGGTCCGGACCGACGGCACCATGGGTGGATTCCGGTGGGGTCTACCGGTGAAGCACTGGTTGCTGGAGCACGAAGGGGCAGCGGTCGGAGTGCAACAGCAGCAACCCGCGCTCCCGATCTGA
- a CDS encoding lysoplasmalogenase, which yields MPTLFRVTATLDVVAAAVGTPTARRARSFTKTALMPVLGFSALRRGPGTRSRGAGTAAVGLGLSWCGDVALLRTDENAFVVGLGAFLGGHLAYGAGFGAAGGVDGLRKTPLLGVPALAVAGAGAAALLPVAGSLRAPVAGYIGVITAMTALAIGTRRPTAIAGAALFCASDLLLGLSRFRTLPFPQSVVDAVVMLTYCAAQELIVRSLLESPGNG from the coding sequence ATGCCCACCCTGTTCCGAGTGACGGCCACCTTGGATGTTGTTGCGGCAGCGGTCGGGACGCCGACAGCGCGTCGCGCCAGGTCGTTCACGAAGACCGCGCTGATGCCCGTGCTCGGGTTCTCGGCGCTGCGCCGGGGCCCTGGCACCCGCAGCCGGGGCGCCGGGACAGCGGCCGTGGGACTCGGATTGTCCTGGTGCGGCGACGTTGCACTGTTGCGGACCGACGAGAACGCCTTCGTCGTCGGGTTGGGAGCCTTTCTCGGCGGACACCTCGCCTACGGGGCGGGCTTCGGCGCCGCGGGCGGCGTCGACGGGCTCCGGAAAACTCCGCTGCTCGGGGTTCCCGCACTCGCCGTCGCCGGCGCTGGTGCAGCAGCCCTGCTGCCCGTCGCCGGCAGTCTGCGTGCGCCGGTGGCCGGCTACATCGGCGTCATCACGGCCATGACCGCACTTGCGATCGGCACCCGGAGACCGACCGCGATCGCCGGGGCAGCACTGTTCTGCGCGTCCGATCTACTGCTGGGTCTGTCCCGGTTCCGCACGCTGCCGTTCCCGCAGTCGGTCGTCGACGCGGTCGTGATGCTCACCTACTGCGCCGCGCAGGAGCTGATCGTCCGATCATTGCTCGAGTCACCCGGCAACGGCTGA
- a CDS encoding inositol monophosphatase family protein: protein MQNQATAPDLTDQDPTDPELATRLVLDASTLAAQMRRGGLTTKAKTSVSDVVTAADLAAEKLVTEALTALRPDDGIVGEEGTAVAGSTGRTWVIDPVDGTYNFASGLDYWCSALALRGPDATSPTGEDAVILGAVAHEPSGESWLGGPDHPTTLRGAPVQRLADRPLDQISLSTYLHPTLLHDPHAREPFLAMASRAATVRMLGSGSMDLAGVASGRLGVWAQHSTPSWDWLPGAALVRGAGGVARTHLHRGLRWHVAGNGLVVEQVIDLLTRA from the coding sequence GTGCAGAACCAGGCAACGGCCCCCGATCTGACCGACCAGGATCCGACCGATCCCGAGCTGGCCACCCGGCTGGTGCTGGACGCATCGACGCTGGCCGCGCAGATGCGCCGCGGCGGACTGACGACCAAGGCCAAGACGTCGGTGTCCGATGTCGTCACCGCCGCCGACCTGGCTGCCGAGAAGTTGGTCACCGAGGCCCTGACCGCGCTCCGTCCGGATGACGGGATCGTCGGCGAGGAGGGCACCGCGGTGGCCGGCAGCACCGGGCGCACCTGGGTGATCGATCCGGTGGACGGGACCTACAACTTCGCTTCCGGACTGGACTACTGGTGCTCGGCACTCGCTCTGCGCGGGCCGGACGCGACCTCCCCCACCGGCGAGGACGCGGTGATCCTGGGCGCAGTGGCGCACGAACCGTCCGGCGAGAGCTGGCTCGGCGGGCCTGATCACCCCACGACCCTGCGCGGCGCTCCGGTGCAGCGGCTCGCCGACCGACCGTTGGATCAGATCAGCCTGAGCACCTACCTGCACCCCACGCTGCTGCACGACCCGCACGCCCGCGAACCGTTCCTGGCCATGGCGTCGCGCGCGGCGACGGTCCGGATGCTCGGCTCCGGCTCGATGGATCTCGCCGGGGTCGCCTCCGGTCGACTCGGCGTCTGGGCGCAGCACTCCACACCGTCCTGGGACTGGCTCCCCGGCGCCGCTCTGGTGCGCGGCGCCGGAGGCGTCGCACGCACTCATCTGCATCGCGGCCTGCGGTGGCACGTGGCCGGCAACGGCCTGGTCGTCGAGCAGGTCATCGACCTGCTGACCCGCGCCTGA